The genomic segment TTCGGATATTGTCCGTACCGCTAAAGGTACTGGGGCAAGAATTTCAGGGCCCATTCCTTTACCCACAGAAAGAACTGTGTACACAGTACTTCGTTCTCCTCACGTGAACAAGAAGTCCCGTGAACAGTTTGAGACCAGAATTCATAAGAGATTGATAGATATTCTGGAGTCAACTCCGCAGACTGTCGACTCTCTCATGAAACTTGATCTCCCTTCTGGTGTTGATGTTGAGATTAAAGTGTAATTTTGTTTCGCAATTAAATGACACAGATAATAAATAATTTTCAGAATAACGAGCAGGTGTAATATGATTGGTTTGATAGGAAGAAAAGTTGGGATGACCCGTATTTTTGATGAATCGGGGAAATCGGTTCCAGTTACAGTTATTCAAACCGGAAACAACATTGTTCACCAGGTTAAGACTAACGAAAAAGACGGGTATGTTGCTGTGCAGCTTGGTTTTGGAGAAGTTTCCACAAAAAAGCTCACAAAACCCATGGAGGGACACTTCAAAAAGCACAACTCCACTCCTACGAAGGTGATTAGAGAGTTTAAGCTTGACAACGAGGCTGAAGAACTTCAGCCTGGTCAGGCTGTCGGTGTTGAAGCTTTTGAAAACATCAAATATGTTGATGTCGAGGGTGTGTCCAAGGGAAGAGGGCATGCGGGTACTATTAAAAGGTACAACTTTCAGCGTGGTCGTGAAACTCATGGTAACACAAATGTGCGTGAACGTGGATCTTCCGGAGCGGGTACCTACCCTGCAAGAGTTTTCCCGGGTTTGAAAATGTCAGGCCATATGGGCGCTGAGAGTGTGACGGTGAAAAGGCTCGAGTTGGTTGGGGTCGATAAGGATGCCGGGTTGATGTTTGTTAAAGGCGCTGTTCCCGGGCGTAATAAAGGTGTCGTGTATATCTATAAAAACTATTATAAACAACAGCAGTAGCTTCTTCCCAGGATGTTATTAAATGAAGGCTAAATTGTATCAACAAAACGGAACTGTAAAAGGTGAAGTCGAGCTGCCAAATGCTGCTTTTGCCTCTGAAATCAATGAGCCTGTACTGTTTCAGGTTATCAAATCCTATCTTGCCAACCAGCGTCAGGGTACGGCAAAAACAAAGGGGAGATCAGAGGTTAGTGGTGGAGGCAGAAAACCCTGGCGTCAAAAGGGTACAGGACGTGCCAGAGCTGGTTCAAACACCTCGCCCATATGGGTTAGGGGAGGTAAGGCTTTTGGACCGGAACCACGTGACTACTACACTGTGATTCCTAAGAAACTAAAGAAGATTGCGCTGGTTTCAGCACTCTCTTCAAGGGCAAAGGAAGAGAAGGTTTTGGTTGTGGATGAAATCGTTTGCAGCGAGCCAAAAACCAAGATTATGCTTCAAATGCTCAGTGATCTTACAGTTTCTGGAAAAAAGAATCTTTTAGTAGTTGATGTTGAGGGTGACAAAAACTTATATTTGTCGGGCCGTAATATTAAGGATCTTAAAATCAAGCCGGTCTCTGAGATTAACGCTTACGATATCATTAACAGTGAGAATGTTATTCTCGGCGGAGAGAAGTTGCTTGGAAAAGTTGAAGAGGTGGTGGCACTGTGAGTAAAAATCATTCTATAATTCGCTATCCTTCCATAACTGAGAAGAATACCAATCTTCGCAGTATTCAAAACAAGTATGTTTTTGAAGTGGCTCGCGATGCAACCAAGAAGGATGTCAAAAACGCTGTTGAGCAGATTTTTGATGTCACAGTGGAAGCCGTAAACACTATGGTGGTCAAGGGTAAGAAAAAGCGTATGGGTCGGTTCAGTGGGTACAGGCCTAATTGGAAGAAAGCAATAGTTAAAGTTAAAGAGGGCGAAAGTATCGCCAAATTTGGTGAAGTTTAATATGGGTTTCGGCTCGGATTTGCAAAGCTGGAGAGCGGAGTAAGTTTATGGCAATTAAATCATTCAGACCTGTTACCCCTACCTTGAGGTACAGATCTAATAATAATTTCGAACAGGTTACAACAGACAAGCCACACAAGCCTCTTCTTGTCCCAAAGACAAGAGCAAGCGGGCGTAACAACAGAGGTGTCATAACTGTGCGGCACCGTGGTGGTGGTAACAAAAGGTTTATAAGAATCATTGACTTTAAGAGAAATAAGATCAATGTTCCGGGTATTGTAGAGACTATCGAATACGATCCTAACAGGACTGCTTTCATAGCGCTTATAAAATACCTGGATGGGGAAAGACGCTATATCTTGGCTACAACCAATATGAAGGTTGGGCAGAAGGTTGTGTCTGGTCCCGATGCTGAAATTGCTGAAGGGAACTGTCTGCCATTAGCAAAAATACCGGCTGGAACTCAGATTCATAATGTTGAGCTTCGTGAGAATAAGGGTGGTCAGGTGGTAAGGAGTGCGGGAGCGTATGCTCAGATTTTGGCTAAAGAAGGGGATATGGTGCAGATCAAGTTTCCTTCAAGCGAAATTCGCAACGTTCGCCAAACCTGCACTGCAACAATTGGTCAGGTTAGTAATCCTGAAAACATGAATACTGTCCTTGGGTCTGCCGGGCGTTCACGTCACAAGGGAATACGTCCGAGGGTGCGTGGTGTTGCTATGAACCCAGTGGATCATCCGATGGGTGGTGGTGAAGGAAAGACTTCCGGTGGTGGTCATCCGGTTTCTCCTTGGGGTCAGAAGGCAAAGGGTCTCAAGACTCGCAGGGCTAAGAAGTTGTCAAGTAAATACATAGTAAGACGTAGATCCAAATAAGGGAAAGTTTATATGGCTCGTTCAGTTAAAAAAGGTCCGTTTGTTGATGGTCATGTAGAGAAGAAGGTTGAAGAAGCCAACACTACGGGTCAGAAAAAAGTTATTAAGACTTGGTCCAGGCGTTCGACCATACTTCCGGAATTTGTTGGGCATACATTCGCCGTTCATAACGGAAATAAATTTGTACCTGTTTATGTTTCGGAGAATATGGTGGGGCATAAGCTTGGTGAGTTTGCTCCTACAAGAAATTACCGTGGGCATGGTGGCAAATCTGACAAGGCTGCCAGGAAATAGTTTAGGAGGAGTAAGGTGGAATCACAGGCAACTATCAGGTACCTTAAATCAACACCCAGAAAAGCACGTTTGGTTGTTGATGTTGTAAGGGGCAAAATGGTAGGTGAAGCATTAAATATGCTTGAGTTTGGAGTAAAAAAGGAAGTGGCTACAGATGTTGCCAAGCTTATTAAATCAGCTGTGGCGAATATGCAAAGCAAAAATGCTGAAGCTGCTATAGAGGTGGATGGTCTTAGGGTAAAAGAGATCAGGGTCGATGAAGGTCCGGTGATGAAGCGGTTCCGTCCGCGTGCCAGAGGGCGTGCATCACAGATCATTAAGCGTCAGTGCCATATCACCGTTACCGTTTCTAATTAACAGGAGGAGTTGTGGGGCAGAAAACTAATCCGGTAGGTTTACGGCTGGGGATTACAAGATCCTGGTTTTCTAACTGGTTTGCTAAAGAGCGTTTTTCTGATTATCTCTATGAAGATATAGTTATCAGAAACTATCTCAAAAAGCGATTGGAGCATGGTGGTATCAGTGCGCTTGAAATCGAAAGAACAGCAAAGCGTGTTACTGTGGGGGTACACACTTCACGTCCAGGTATCATTATTGGAAAAAAGGGTGAAGAGGTTGAGAGACTCAAGGGTGAACTTCAGCATCTGACTCAGAAAGAGATTCAGATTAACATCCGCGAGGTAAAGAAACCGGAAATGGATGCTCAGCTTGTAGCTGACAATATTGCCCGCCAGGTGGAAAAGCGTGTTTCCTATAAAAAGGCCACAAAAAAGGCTATATCAACCGCTATGCGCATGGGTGCTGAAGGGATAAAGGTGATGATCTCCGGAAGGCTGAATGGTGCTGAAATCGCCAGGACTGAAACCTATAAAGAGGGTAGAATTCCGCTTCACACTTTAAGAGCTGATATCGATTATGCTACTTCGACTGCGCATACCACTTACGGTTGTATCGGTGTAAAGATATGGATTTGCAAGGGAGAGATTATCACCCGAAATGAAAAGCAGACTTCGGTTGCTGAAGGCGCCAAGGCTTAGGAGGATATAAAAGATGCTGTCGCCCAAAAAAGTTAAATGGAGAAAAACTCAGCGCGGTAGGATGAAGGGTATGGCTACCCGTTGTAATCAGATCTCCTTTGGTGAGTTTGGTTTACAGGCAATGCAGCCTGGTTGGATTAATAATCGTCAGATCGAAGCAGCACGTATAGCCATGACCAGGTATATAAAGCGTGGTGGTAAAATCTGGATCAGAGTGTTTCCTGACAAGCCGATTACAAAACACCCTGCCGAATCCCGTATGGGTAAGGGTAAAGGATCGCCCGAAGGATGGGTGACTGTGGTACGGCCGGGTACAATGATGTTTGAGATGTCAGGGGTTAAGTCTGAGGTGGCAAAAGAGGCCCTGCGTCTTGCAGCTCAGAAACTTCCAATTCAGGTTAAGTTCGTAGAACTTGAGAAACAGGGTGTTTGATATGAAAGCAAATGAATTAAGAGAACTTTCAGAAAAAGAGATCCTTGAGAAGATAGATGGTTGGGAAGAAGAACTTTTCAATCTCAGGTTCCAGGCAAAGATGGGGCAACTGAGCAATCCACTCCAGCTTCGTTTGGTTCGAAGGGAAATCGCTAAGGCAAAAACAGTTCTTCGTGAGAAGAGCGCAACTGCACAGGCTTAACTTTGGTGCGAGGAAAGAATGGCTGAAAGAAATTACAGGAAAGAAAGAATTGGTGTGGTAGTCAGTTCCAGTATGGAAAAAAGTGTTGTCGTAAGCATTGAAAGACAGCTGAAGCACTCCAAGTATGGAAGAACTATCAGATTGAAGAAAAAATACATTGCTCATGATGAACAGAATGACTGCAAAGTAGGAGACAAGGTGAAGATATTTGAAACTCGTCCTCTGTCAAAGCTAAAGAGGTGGAGAGTCGGGCAAGTATTGGAACGTGCTAAATAATCATATAATATCAGAATTGATAAGCGGGTTGAGGAAGAAATATGATACAGGTAGAAACAAATCTTGTTGTTGCCGACAATTCCGGCGCAAAGAAAGTACAGTGTATTAGAGTTTTGGGTGGTACACGCCGGCGGTATGCCCGTGTTGGTGATGTGATTATTGTTTCTGTCAAAGATGCTGCGCCAAATGGGGCTGTGAAGAAAGGAACTGTCGCAAGAGCTGTCGTTGTTCGTACCACCAAAGAGTATGGACGCAAAAACGGAACTTATATCCGTTTCAGTGATAATGCAGCAGTTATTGTAAATGATACCGGAGAGCCAAAGGGTACCAGAATTTTTGGCCCGGTGGCAAGAGAACTTAGAGATAAAAAATTTATGCGTATCGTGTCGCTTGCACCTGAGGTGCTATAAGGGGTACAGGGAGATGCTATGGGGTTAAAGTTAAGAAAAGATGATATGGTTCAGGTAATGACAGGAGAATACATTGGTAAAAAAGGACGTATTCTCAGGGTTATTCCCGAAAAGAACAGAGCCATTGTAGAAGGAATCAATATTGTGAAGCGTCACACCAAGCCCAGTCCGAAAAATCAGCAGGGCGGTATCATGGAGAAAGAGGCTTCGTTGCATCTTTCTAATCTGATGCTCATATGTCCTAAAACCGGAGAGCCAACCAGATTAGGTGTGAGTGTACTGGAGAACGGAAAGAGAGTTAGATTCTCAAAAAAGGCTAAGGAGTCGATAGAGTGAGTACGGGAACAAAACAGAAGCCCAGAATGAGGGAAATGTACGAAAAGACAGTCGTACCTGCGCTCCAGAAAAAGTTCAGTTACAAGAACGTTATGCAGGTGCCTGTCATTGACAAAATTGTGATTAATATGGGTGTCGGGGATGCCGTTTCTGATGCAAAACTTCTTGATGAAGCGCTGATGTGTGTCAGGGAAATATCCGGGCAAAAACCTATAGTCACAAGAGCTAAAAAGGCTATTTCAAACTTTAAGCTCAGAGAAGGAATGCCCATTGGCTGTAAAGTGACTCTCCGTGGTCAGATGATGTGGGAGTTCTTCGACAGGCTCGTTTCTATTGCAATTCCAAGAATAAGGGATTTCAGAGGGTTACCCAGGAAATCATTTGATGGAAACGGTAACTACACCATGGGTGTTAAAGAACAAATCGTATTTCTTGAAATTGACAGAGATAAAATTTCCAGAATCACCGGAATGGATATATGTATCGGAACTACTGCATCAACAAATGAGGAAGGTCTCGCTCTGCTTCAGGAGTTAGGCATGCCGTTCCGTAAATAAAATAGGGGGAGTAGGGTGGCACGAAAGGCACTTATAGAAAAATCCAGAAAGAAAGCCAAGTTTTCAACCAGGGCATATACAAGATGCAGAAGGTGCGGCAGACCGCGCGCTATTTACCGTGACTACGGTCTGTGCAGGGTCTGTTTCAGAGAGATGGCTTTAAAGGGTGAAATACCAGGTGTTGTCAAAGCAAGCTGGTAAGAAAAATTCAAAATTGCATAAGGGGTTTATGGAATGTTAACAGATCAGATCGCCGATATGTTCAACAGAATTCGTAATGCTGTTCAGGCAAAGAAACGTACGGTTGATGTACCTGCATCAAAAATCAAAAAAGAAATCACCAGAATTCTATTTGAAAACCATTTCATCAGCAAATACGCTTTTGTGGATGATGGCAAACAGGGTGTAATAAAAATTCTCTTGAAATACGATGATAATATGCAGAATGCAATTCAGGGTATTAAAAGAGTAAGTACTCCTGGTCTGAAAAAGTATTCCGGTGCCAGTGATATCCCGCGTGTCAAAAATGGTATGGGCATCGCAATCGTCACCACATCAAAGGGTGTGATGATTGATAATGAATGTCGCAAAATGAATGTGGGTGGAGAAATTATCGGACAGGTTTGGTAAACTGTACCTTTGATTATACTTGAAATTAATCAGATTGAACAATTATAATGAGGAGTTGAGACTTGTCTCGCATAGGTAAACTACCAGTTGTAATCCCCAGTGGTGTTCAGGTAAAACTGGATGGGGCAAATCTTGAGGTTAAAGGGAGTAAAGGAACTTTAAACCGGGTAATCCCCGAGCAGATTAAAGTTGAGATATCTGATAAGGAAATCAGATGTCAGCCCAATGATGAATCCAAAGAAACAAAGGCTCTCTGGGGGCTTTACCGTGTTCTAATTTACAACATGGTTATCGGAGTTTCTGAAGGGTACAAACGTGAGCTTGAGATTGTCGGTGTCGGATACAAAGCAGAAATGAAGGGTAAAGATGTGTTGGTCGCTGCGGGATTTTCAACTCCCGTTTTGTTCAAAACACTGCCTGGTGTAAATATTAGTACTTCCGGTCCTAACAGAGTTGTCGTTGAAGGAGTTGACAAACAGGCTGTTGGACAGGTAGCAGCGGATATCAGAAGGCTTAGGCCACCAGAACCTTACAAAGGTAAAGGGATCAGATATCTTGGTGAGCAGATCAAAAGAAAAGCTGGTAAAGCAGCTGGTAAGTAAAATAGGGGAGTATTAAACAAATGGATAAATCAAAACGTAGATTGCTTGAGCGGACCAGAAGGGCTGCCAGGGTACGTACAAAAATTTCAGGAACATCCGAACGTCCCCGTCTGTGCGTAAGACGCAGTATAAGTCATGTTTACGCTCAGGTTATCGATGACGTGAAAGGTGAAACTATAGCTCAGGTTGCCAGTTTCGGAAAGTCTTTCCAGGACAGAACAGAAGGAAAAAAAGACTTGACCAAAACTGATATCTCAAAGCTTGTCGGAGAGATGATCGCGGAA from the Chitinispirillum alkaliphilum genome contains:
- a CDS encoding 30S ribosomal protein S10p (S20e) is translated as MPGEKIRIRLKSFDHNILDKSASDIVRTAKGTGARISGPIPLPTERTVYTVLRSPHVNKKSREQFETRIHKRLIDILESTPQTVDSLMKLDLPSGVDVEIKV
- a CDS encoding 50S ribosomal protein L3p (L3e), whose product is MIGLIGRKVGMTRIFDESGKSVPVTVIQTGNNIVHQVKTNEKDGYVAVQLGFGEVSTKKLTKPMEGHFKKHNSTPTKVIREFKLDNEAEELQPGQAVGVEAFENIKYVDVEGVSKGRGHAGTIKRYNFQRGRETHGNTNVRERGSSGAGTYPARVFPGLKMSGHMGAESVTVKRLELVGVDKDAGLMFVKGAVPGRNKGVVYIYKNYYKQQQ
- a CDS encoding 50S ribosomal protein L4p (L1e) produces the protein MKAKLYQQNGTVKGEVELPNAAFASEINEPVLFQVIKSYLANQRQGTAKTKGRSEVSGGGRKPWRQKGTGRARAGSNTSPIWVRGGKAFGPEPRDYYTVIPKKLKKIALVSALSSRAKEEKVLVVDEIVCSEPKTKIMLQMLSDLTVSGKKNLLVVDVEGDKNLYLSGRNIKDLKIKPVSEINAYDIINSENVILGGEKLLGKVEEVVAL
- a CDS encoding 50S ribosomal protein L23p (L23Ae) codes for the protein MSKNHSIIRYPSITEKNTNLRSIQNKYVFEVARDATKKDVKNAVEQIFDVTVEAVNTMVVKGKKKRMGRFSGYRPNWKKAIVKVKEGESIAKFGEV
- a CDS encoding 50S ribosomal protein L2p (L8e), translated to MAIKSFRPVTPTLRYRSNNNFEQVTTDKPHKPLLVPKTRASGRNNRGVITVRHRGGGNKRFIRIIDFKRNKINVPGIVETIEYDPNRTAFIALIKYLDGERRYILATTNMKVGQKVVSGPDAEIAEGNCLPLAKIPAGTQIHNVELRENKGGQVVRSAGAYAQILAKEGDMVQIKFPSSEIRNVRQTCTATIGQVSNPENMNTVLGSAGRSRHKGIRPRVRGVAMNPVDHPMGGGEGKTSGGGHPVSPWGQKAKGLKTRRAKKLSSKYIVRRRSK
- a CDS encoding 30S ribosomal protein S19p (S15e); this encodes MARSVKKGPFVDGHVEKKVEEANTTGQKKVIKTWSRRSTILPEFVGHTFAVHNGNKFVPVYVSENMVGHKLGEFAPTRNYRGHGGKSDKAARK
- a CDS encoding 50S ribosomal protein L22p (L17e); protein product: MESQATIRYLKSTPRKARLVVDVVRGKMVGEALNMLEFGVKKEVATDVAKLIKSAVANMQSKNAEAAIEVDGLRVKEIRVDEGPVMKRFRPRARGRASQIIKRQCHITVTVSN
- a CDS encoding 30S ribosomal protein S3p (S3e), which codes for MGQKTNPVGLRLGITRSWFSNWFAKERFSDYLYEDIVIRNYLKKRLEHGGISALEIERTAKRVTVGVHTSRPGIIIGKKGEEVERLKGELQHLTQKEIQINIREVKKPEMDAQLVADNIARQVEKRVSYKKATKKAISTAMRMGAEGIKVMISGRLNGAEIARTETYKEGRIPLHTLRADIDYATSTAHTTYGCIGVKIWICKGEIITRNEKQTSVAEGAKA
- a CDS encoding 50S ribosomal protein L16p (L10e), translated to MLSPKKVKWRKTQRGRMKGMATRCNQISFGEFGLQAMQPGWINNRQIEAARIAMTRYIKRGGKIWIRVFPDKPITKHPAESRMGKGKGSPEGWVTVVRPGTMMFEMSGVKSEVAKEALRLAAQKLPIQVKFVELEKQGV
- a CDS encoding 50S ribosomal protein L29p (L35e), which translates into the protein MKANELRELSEKEILEKIDGWEEELFNLRFQAKMGQLSNPLQLRLVRREIAKAKTVLREKSATAQA
- a CDS encoding 30S ribosomal protein S17p (S11e); amino-acid sequence: MAERNYRKERIGVVVSSSMEKSVVVSIERQLKHSKYGRTIRLKKKYIAHDEQNDCKVGDKVKIFETRPLSKLKRWRVGQVLERAK
- a CDS encoding 50S ribosomal protein L14p (L23e); amino-acid sequence: MIQVETNLVVADNSGAKKVQCIRVLGGTRRRYARVGDVIIVSVKDAAPNGAVKKGTVARAVVVRTTKEYGRKNGTYIRFSDNAAVIVNDTGEPKGTRIFGPVARELRDKKFMRIVSLAPEVL
- a CDS encoding 50S ribosomal protein L24p (L26e), yielding MGLKLRKDDMVQVMTGEYIGKKGRILRVIPEKNRAIVEGINIVKRHTKPSPKNQQGGIMEKEASLHLSNLMLICPKTGEPTRLGVSVLENGKRVRFSKKAKESIE
- a CDS encoding 50S ribosomal protein L5p (L11e), translated to MSTGTKQKPRMREMYEKTVVPALQKKFSYKNVMQVPVIDKIVINMGVGDAVSDAKLLDEALMCVREISGQKPIVTRAKKAISNFKLREGMPIGCKVTLRGQMMWEFFDRLVSIAIPRIRDFRGLPRKSFDGNGNYTMGVKEQIVFLEIDRDKISRITGMDICIGTTASTNEEGLALLQELGMPFRK
- a CDS encoding 30S ribosomal protein S14 type Z, with amino-acid sequence MARKALIEKSRKKAKFSTRAYTRCRRCGRPRAIYRDYGLCRVCFREMALKGEIPGVVKASW
- a CDS encoding 30S ribosomal protein S8p (S15Ae) → MLTDQIADMFNRIRNAVQAKKRTVDVPASKIKKEITRILFENHFISKYAFVDDGKQGVIKILLKYDDNMQNAIQGIKRVSTPGLKKYSGASDIPRVKNGMGIAIVTTSKGVMIDNECRKMNVGGEIIGQVW
- a CDS encoding 50S ribosomal protein L6p (L9e) yields the protein MSRIGKLPVVIPSGVQVKLDGANLEVKGSKGTLNRVIPEQIKVEISDKEIRCQPNDESKETKALWGLYRVLIYNMVIGVSEGYKRELEIVGVGYKAEMKGKDVLVAAGFSTPVLFKTLPGVNISTSGPNRVVVEGVDKQAVGQVAADIRRLRPPEPYKGKGIRYLGEQIKRKAGKAAGK
- a CDS encoding 50S ribosomal protein L18p (L5e): MDKSKRRLLERTRRAARVRTKISGTSERPRLCVRRSISHVYAQVIDDVKGETIAQVASFGKSFQDRTEGKKDLTKTDISKLVGEMIAEKAMEKGVTSVVFDRKGYLFHGRIKALVEAARSKGLVF